AAAATGTTGTTTAGACTATTTGCGTAACAAAGGACTAATTGACCTTTATGCAGTTGGTGGAAACGGTGGTAGTTTAGCACAGAAATATTGGGAAATTATACCCTTTCCAAAATTTGACAAAACTAAACAAGACGAAATTGCAAGACTTTATCATAATGTAGAAATTGACTACAAAGCAGACACTTTTATATTGGCTAACTTTTTAGACAAAGACAACGAATATAACCAACAAGCAGGAATTTATGAACTTGACAAAACAGCCAAACAACTCAAAGAAATCCTAAACCAAACCATTGACGACATAGTAAATGACAGAGAAGTAATTATAAATTTTATAATTTAAGGATAGCAACTTATTTTTCGTCTTCCTGCAATTTGCTCCTATCTACCTGCAACGCCCTCGCTCTGACCTGCAATTTGCTCCTATACACCACATCATAATTTGGCTGTGTAACATTAGTTTGTTATCTTGTAGTATTGGGAAAATACGAATAGTATCAACGAAAATCATTTTCCAACTTTTAATCCGTTTTTTCCGGCTGCAACAACACACAGATGTTTTAAAAAAAATTAAGCAGTTGCTATTGCCAAAGTACATACGCTGATGCGCAGTTGGGGGTATTTGCTTTGCAGGGCGGCGGCGCAGGCTTCGAGCGTAGAGCCGGTGGTGAGCACATCGTCCACGAGTATGATGTGTTTGAAGTTGTTTTGTGTTTGCTGTGCAGTAAATACTTCGCCCACATTTTGCCAGCGTTCTATTTTGTCTTTGTGGGTTTGGGTATTGGTAAAAAAAGCGCGTTGCAAAAAGGCAGTATCTACAGGAATATGCAGCACCTGCGCTATGCCTTCGGCGAGGATTTGTGCCTGATTGTAGCCGCGCCGCCTCAACTTGGCAGGGTGCAGCGGCACGGGCAGCAGGGCATCGGCGGCGGCAAACGCGGGATACGGAGCAATACTTTTTCCGAGAGCCGCCCCCAATTGCAAACCAATGTCGGCAACACCGCCATATTTGAGCTGATGCACTAAATGTTGTACTTTAGAGCCTTTGGCGAAGTAGTAATAAGCGGCGGCGGCTTGCAAATAGTGAATACGCCCCGCCAAAAGCCGAAACATCGGATTGTCGGCGGCGTGCTGCTCAAATTCGGTACGCGGCAATCCGTAGCGGCAGTGGAGACACAGCAAATCTTCTTCGCCTTGCAAGCGCGTGGAGCAGGCGGCACACACACGCGGGTATGCCCACGACAGCATATCTTCAAGCAAATGATGCGCAATCAATTTCATTGTACAAATATACTGAAAATTGCGTAAAGACTGATTTTAATCAAGCACGCTGTCTGTTATTTTTTTTAACACCGATTTAAGAAAAATTGAACAGATTTTTTACGGATAAAAAAATCAATTCAATGCGTTTTTTATTGGTATTTTGCTTTTATTGATTAATGCCCTAAAAACAATATGCCCACTTTATTGCCAAAAATCGTTGTCGGTCACTGCGTCATCATTATCATTGTATTCACCTTCCTCTTCTTCGTGAAATAAAAAAGGAGAAAATACAACATTCATCGTTTCGGGAGTCAGCATAAAAATACAGGCGTAGTAGCGGGCATCTTTATATAAAGTTCTGAATTCCTCTACCTTGTCGGCTTGGATAATGCCGCGTCCCACCAATTCTTCCAGCATAGAAGCGTTGAACGACCAGTAAGTGCCTGATTTTTCCGCCAGCACCACCGCCCGCCCCAATGAAATGGCTCGCTCGCGGTGCGCAATGAACAAAGGAAATTCCGAAATTTCATTGTCTAATATTGCTTCTGCAATTTCTTTCAGATATTCGCCCACTTTTTTGAGGTCGGAGCGCAAACTCAGCAGGCTCTGCTCTTGATTCATATACAATAAAAAAATGTGTGGTATCTTTTTGTCTAAAAACTCCACGCCACATTGAGCGCGGGCAAAATGGGCAATTGGTATATTTTTTCTAAAGTAAGGCGATTGACATAAAAAATATTGTCGCGGTTGTAGGTATTGGTGAGGCTGAAAGTAGCCTCTAATATAGAACGCTCGCTCAAATTGAAGCGTTTTTTCAGTGCCAAATCTAAGCGGTGATAGTAGGGCAAGCGTCCGGCGTTGAGTTTGTCTTCGTAAATAATGCCCACGTTGCCGTTTTGCGAAATATAATCGGTGCTGATACCGTCCGAAAAATCCACCTCTTCATAAAAGCCCTGCGTTTTGGTAAACGGAAAACCACTACCCAAATTCCAACGCGCGCTCAGTTCCCAGTCTTTGCGCCGTCCCATTGTGTAGGAACTCACTACGTTGGCATTGTGGCGGCGGTCGAAGTGCGGATAATAATTCAGGTCGCCGTCTTGCCGCTTGATGTAACCCAAAGAATAAGTGAGCCACAAATACCAGCGGTTTTTTTCAAATTTACCCAAAAAATCAATACCATAGGCATTGCCTGTTTCTACAATAAAGTCGGGGTCGGAATTGAATAATTTGGCGCGGTTGATATTGACCAATTGTGTAAAATCCTTGTAGTAGGGTTCAATGTTGAGTTCAAAATACTTATTTACATCAATTTCTACGCCGCCGATATAATGAAAAGCAGTTTGCAGGCTGGAAGAAGCATCGTTGCCGTTGCGGTCGGTGATACCTTCTTCGGGAGCCGATAAAAATCCGGTGAAGAGGTTCACTACATCGCGGTCGGATTTGGTGCTGATGAAATTTTGTGTGTAGCGTCCGGCAGCAAATTTAAAACGCAATCTCTCCGAAGCGTTGTATTTCAAGCCCAGGCGCGGCTCTATTTGTCCGTTGGTCAAAGAGGCATAATAGGTGAAGCGCACACTCGGCTCTATAATCCAGCGTCCGGCGGTGGTGCGATACACGAAAAACGCACCTATTTCGGTGGTGTTCTGATTTTGTTCGTTTTTGATACCCAAACTGTTGTAAAAATAATATTCCGTACTGAAACCACTCAAATCAAAGCCATATTGCAACATTCCTTTGGGCAAAAAATATTTGTTGTCCAATTTAAAATCAAAACCGCCGATGCTGCTGTTGCGCGGTTTATCGGATCCTTCTTCCTGTAACTCAATGTTGTATTTGGAATATGCCAGTTTGCCGCCAATGATGGTTTTAGTTTGTCCGGGAACAATCACAAAATTGCCGCCTGCGCCATAGGAGTTCCAGTTGAAAAATGCAGAGTTGTTGTAATCAACGGCATCATTAAAATTAAAACCAAACAAACTCACTTTGCTGCCGTTGTCGGCACTTACGGTAATTTTGGCAAATATATCATCAAAACGATACGGCAAACTCGTAATTTGTGCGTTTTGCTTTTCATTTACATAAGGGTACAGTTTGGGAGAGGTTTTGTCCAAATACGAATTTTTGTAAGATAATATATAGGTGATGGCAGAGCCGCCGTCTTTGGCACGCATCAGAGGACCCTCCAATTGTGCTTTTGCCAAAAAAGGACCTACGCTCACTTTACCGCGATGCTCTTTTTTGTTGCCGTCTTTGCTCACCACATCTACCACCGCACTCACACGCCCGCCGTAGTAGGCATTGAAACCACCCGTATAAACTTCTACATTGCGGATAATATCTGTATCAAAAACAGAAAACAAACCGATGGAATGAAAAGGATTATACACCGTAAGTCCGTCCAGCAGCACCCGCGTCTGAATGGGTGCGCCGCCGCGAATATACAACTGACCGCCCTGGTCGCCGGTAAAAGTAACGCCGGGTAATACTTGGAGGTATTGCGCCAAATCGGGTTCGCCGCCGATGGCAGGAATACGGTTGATTTGTTTCGGGGTAATTTTTACCATAGAAGTACGCACTTCGGTACGCGCTTCTTCGCGTTTGGAGGAAATTTCCACCGAGCCGAGTTCCACCGACTTTTTTTGCAACTGCAATTTTTGATTCACCATTTGTCCAGCTTCTACCTGAATAGCGATGCGGGTGGTGTCGTAGCCCACCGAGCTGCTCAACAAGTTGTACGCTCCCACCGGAACTTTATTGATGGAGTAAAAACCATTGACATCGGTGCTGCCGCCAAAAGCAGTACCTTCCAGCAATACGGGCGTAAACATCATCGGTTCACCGCTTTCGGCATCGTACACAAAGCCTCGCACATCACCGTATTTCTGTGCCATCAAACCGAGGCTACCTATCAAAAAGGCTAAAAAATAGTTTAAAAATCTCATCGCAAAAAAATTGTATGGGCAAAGTTATAAGTTTCGGTCAATTTAGCCGCCTTATTTTGTCATGCCTTTGTTAAATTTTCAATACTTTGTAAAATTTGCACGCTGTATGGCTGCATCTATAAGTATTTTAAAACTTTTTTACAGCCAAATAAAAAATAATACATAAAAAATTAAGTTATTGATTAATTTATCATCATAAAAACATAGTTTTTGCTAAAAACAATTTATTGTGGAATGAAGTGTAATTATCAGATATTTTTTGATACAGATTGCGTGTATTTGTGTTATTTTTGCGGTTATATACGGCGTATATGAAATATTTGGCTACAATTTTCGCTCAATCAAAATTAATAACACAATTATTTATCTATTTATAAATGGCGACAAAAACAAAATTAATTTTACAATACATTTTTGGAATTCTTCTTTTATTTTGCTCGCTCATAATGCTTGCCGAAGGAAATAAAGGAATTATTGGCTCTTTATTTATGATTATTATTGGGCTAATTTGCATTCCAAAAACGAGACAATTAATAGAGCAGAAGTTTAATTTTCGATTCAGTAAACCTATTAAATATATTGCAATAATATTTGGTTGGTTTTCTATTAGTATTCTTTTAAAGCCTACTACTTCTTCTGAAAATTCTATAAATACCCTTGTTCTTTCTTCATCGGAAGAAAATGTAACAACTGTTTCAAAAGATACAATCATAACAAGTAGTGTTTCAGAAAATAGAAATCAAGAAATTGTCAAAAAATCAGAAAAAACTCAAAGTTATTTACCAAAACAGAAATCAAATAAGAAAACAGAATATATATATAACGAAAATTTCCCAATAGAATCTCAAGATAAAACCATAACAAGTAGTAGGTCAGAAAATAGAAATCAAGAAATTGTCAAAAAATTAGAAAAAACTCAAAGTTAGGTAGTGATTTAAAATGTATGCTGAATATTAAGAGGGGTACGGAACTTGTTTCTAAGAAAGATATAAGTTTTAATGATACCGTAGTGCATATCATCTTTCTTAGAAAAACAAACGGTTTGGCGACAGAGCCTTTTTAAATGTGTTCTGAAATCTCGGTTTCGCCTTTCAATATGGGTAGTTTTAGCCTTTGCGATAATATGCTTTTGAGGAGCAATGTACTTTTTATAAGACTTCCAATCATCGGTTCGGTAGGAATCAATTTGTAAATGAGCGAGTTTTCTCATCAGAGCTTTGCAAGCCGAATTATTGCGTTTTCCGATGTAAAAAGCTAAAATTTGACCAGAATCTGCGTCATAAGCATACCAAAGCCAGCGTTTGCCTTGTTTGCGATGTTTGACAAAAGTCCACATTTCATCAATTTGGACCTTCTTAAAATGTCCTTGAACAATAGGCTCTTGTATTTGTCTGAACCACTTGCGCAAGATCAATAAGATGCCCGCGATGCTTATTCCACAGACCCTTTGAATATCTCTGATACCACTGCCATTGAAGGTCATACAGCGAACCTGCCGTTTAATACGAGGATCTGCTCCTTTGTATTTGTAGGCAAATTGAAATTGTTTTTTGCACTTATAACAATAGAAATTTTGAGTACCATTGGCTTTTTTGCCATTTTTTTTTACATTTGTATCCTCACAATGAGGGCAAACCACTTGAACCAGTATTTCAGACATACTAATTTAAGTTGGTTTTGCCCTTTTGGGTTGTCAATATGACAACTTTTTGCAAAAATCACCAGCATACATTCTTAATCAGTACCAAAACAGAATATAAGTATAATAAAACCCCTTCAAGAAAACCAAAAAAAACAAAAAACAAAAACAATGGATATGGTAATAGCTATACTTCAGGAACAAGTGGTTATATAACAGGCCCGAGAGGAGGTTGTTATTATATTAATTCGAATGGCAATAAAGTATATGTTGACCATAGTTATTGCCATTAAATAAACAATTGTGGAGTACTTTAAATTTTATTTATTCTGTAAAAATCTAAAAATAGAAACAGATTCAATCTAAAAACAAATTATAAACTATCACAAATCAAAATATTTTCTGTGCTATTTTCTTTTCAACCCCACCGTTCCCGCAAGGGCAAAAAGGGCTGCTCCAAAAAACGGTACGATACCGCCGCCGTTGCCAGCGACAACAAGAGCGTAACAACGATAAAAATGCTCACATGCAGCGTATTGTCCAACAAAATCTGATGGCGGATACAATACTGAAAAGCGAGGTGTATAAAAAGAATATGAAACACATACAAGCCATAGCTGATGCTGCCTAAATAATGTAAAAGGCGACTTTTGATGCGCAAAGGCGTGGTGTGCGGAATGAATAAACCAAGGCACAGCGCGAAAAAAAGCCCGATACACGAAGGACGCACGATATAAAAATTGTAGCGCGTGGTATTGGGCAACACATCATTTTGAAAAATTATCAGCAGCAGCAATGCCGCTATAATTGCCCACTGCCCGCGTAGCGTCAGAGCTTGTATGCGCCGAAAAAGACCTTCGTAGTTCGTAACTACGATATACGCCAACAGTCCGCCGGCGGCAAAATAATCTATGTTCGTGAATAAGTCGTTTTGGGTAATGTTGGTGTTGTGCCAAAAAAAAGGCTCGGCGTAGCGGGCTGCCCACGCCAAAGGGAAGCACGCTACAAAAAAATACAACAAATAGCGCAGTGGCAACAGCGACATCAGCAACACCCACACGATATAAAAATGCTCCTCAATACACAAAGACCAGAATACCGAAAGCGGCGTTGTTTTGGGAAAATTATCTTCGGCGAGCATTTTATAGTTTTCGGTGAAAGTAAAAGAAAAACGCCCGTCTGCCTCGTAGCCGCCGCCAATCATGTGCAAGCCGTAGTAGGCTTTCCATTCGTAGGGTAGCAAATACACCAACACAAGCACCGCATAAAACAAAGGAAATATCCTGAAAGCACGCCGCAGCAGAAATTTTTTTACCGAAATATTGGCTTGACGCTGCTTTTCAAACAACAACAAATATGAAATCAAAAAGCCACTCAGCACAAAAAAGAAAGAAACACCGATGCCGCCGCCTTTTTTGAGATAAGAAAACACCGGAAAACTGCCTTGCAGGGGCACATGCAAAAAATATACTTTCAGAAAAGCAAAAAAACGCAGGGCATCAAAAGAATGAAAATGCAGTTTTTTCATAGGCGGTGTTGCGTTTTTGTTTGTTTTTTAGCATCACACAAAAATATTTTCTTTTATTAATCTTTTATCATCAAGGGCTGAATTTTTATTTTTTTCTGAAATTTGCCCCTGATTTTCAATGTACCATTTTATATTTACCCTTATTCATCATTTCATTTATCTATTTTGGCAGAAGAATTAAATTTTCAATCGCGGCGTTATCTATATCTTATCAAAGAGTCGGTGGGCGTGAGTATGCGGGTGCTGCTACTGCTGCTGCTCATTGAAACCGCCTACCTCGCTTATTTGTTGAGCGAAGAAATTTATATTATGTTCATCGCTCCGGCGGCGGCTATTGTGTTGTGGTGGTTTTCAACGTGGGTGTATGGCATTTATAAAATCGGCATCACCAACAATCTGGAACAACGCCTCACCGCTATCAATAATGGCAATGTGCGGCGCGTATATTATGTATTTGTGAAAAAAATAGACCGCGCCGGCGAAGTAGAACAAAAAATTCACGACCACTTCGATGCTCAACGCCGCAATGGGGAATGGTTTGTTTTATGGTTTTGGGAGGTGGCGTGGTTGTGGTTGCGCTATTTCAGAGTATGGAAACATCAAAAATAGAGGGTAGCCTGTGGCAACTGATTGCACCCGACACGCTGCGGCGCGGGCGCAAAAGTATTTCGCTCGGTGCTACGATGGCGCAAACGGAGGCTTTTTTCGGAGCAAAAACGAGGAGCGATGCTGCTGCGCCGCAATCCGCCCTACTTTCTTTTGAGCAAGGACTGATTGAGTGCTTTTTTCATCGGCAATCGCAACGGTTGATAGCGATGCGCTTGTGTGCGCCTTTGCCTTTGCGAGCGGTAGGGTGGCAGGTTTTTAAGCAACAAACACAGCGTGTGAAAACGCATTTACGGGAAGTTTGGGGCAATATACAATATGTAGAAACAGAAGGAGAAAAAAAATGTACGGCTATTGTGCTCGGCAGCCCGACATATCAGGAGCAACAACGCCTCCAACGCCGACAATGGCTGCACGATACCCCCGAAAACCGCTTGGCGGCTGCACTCGCCACGCCTTTGGAAACAACACATTTAAACCTCAATTATGGCGCACTCAATACCCTGCCCACCGCTTTGGCTCAATGTGTGTATTTGCGCTCACTCCACCTCAGCGGCAACGCAATTGATTATCTGCCACCCGTTTTTCAGCAGCTTCAAAAATTGGAAACTTTACATATCAGCCGCAACCCTTTGCACGAAATTCCTCTGTGGATAAAAGAATTGCCGCAATTAAAGGAATTACATATAGATTTTATAACGCCAAATGACCTTCAAAAGTCTTTTGAGTTGCTGCAAAAAATGCCTACTTTGCAATATCTGTCGTGGCGGGGGCTGCCGTATCGGTTTTTTCCGTTTTTTTTGTTGGGGTTGCCGCATTTGAAAAAATTAGACATCGGCGCATCGCCTGCGGAGCAATACGCCGAAGACCTGAAATGTTTGTTGCCACAAACAGAGATTTTGGTATAATACAAAGCATAAAAAAAAACGGCACGATGATAAAAATATACACAACTGCAAAACCCGAAGGGATTGTGCTGCATTGGTTGGAACTCCTGCAAACACAGGGTGTGCGGCTGACCACACTTCGCGCGGCTGCACCTGATTATGTATTAAAAATTGACAAAAATGATTTTATCACCGACAAATTTGCACAAATTCCGCAGATAGAAGCCGCCCAACTGCCTTTGTTGTATGCCCGATTGCAAGCACCCGCTTGCTTGCCTTTGCCCGAGGCAATAGCAACATATACCTGCAAAGCCTTATTGAGCCACAACGAGGCTGATGCTTTGCTCGCCCTTGCAATGCTACACAATTATCACCTCAGCGAAGCCGTAAAAAGTGCTTTGTATATACGTTATTATGAGGCAAATGCTCCTTTGCGCCTCAAAATAGAAACACTACTGCTGCCGCAAATTGCTGTTCCCCGTATCTCACTTGAAGCGATGGATGAAAACGGAAATTTTGTAAATTTTGCCCAACAAATCGGTATTGATATTCAGGTTTTAATTTACAATTGCGTCTATTATTTTAAATTTTGCAATAACACTTTAAAATCCTTTTTCAAACGTTATATTTTAATATATGGAAATGAAACTCAACAGGCTGCTGTGTTGGAGTCGGATATACAAGATGGAAGTTATTTATATATAGAGCAGCCCGCAAGTGGTATAGTGGCATTGCAGCAAATTCGTTATTTGGCTTTGCGTGGAATTTTTTTTGAAGCTGTGGCGAAAATTAAATATTTGGAAACCTTAGAAATATACGGCTATACCGAAATGCTGCCGCCTACCCTTGCCGAATTGAAGCATCTGCGCCATTTGCTGCTCCACGATGCCTGCCTCTCTGAAGCTCCTGCGTTTTTGGAGTGCTTGGAACATTTGGAAATGCTCCGTTTGCCGCAAGCCCTGCCGCGCCACGCCGAAGGCATCTGTCGCCTGCCCGATGCTTGGCAGCAACTGAAAAAACTGCACTATCTCCATTTAAAAAACCAACAAATCAACTGCTTGCCCGACTCACTGCCGCCCGCCCTGCGAACTTTGCAGGTAGCAAACAATGCCTTGACCGAATTGCCGCCCGCTGTGGCAATGCTCGAACAGCTCCAAACTTTAGTAATAAGCGGAAATCCTTTGCGTGTTTTGCCGCCATTTTTGGCAACAATGCCCACCCTGCGCCTCATCGTATATACAGAACAACCTCTGAACGAAGAATTTTCGGAGTCGGTGCGACTGCTGAAATCCAAACTGTTGCCCGCTTGCCGCTTACAAGCAACAAATATCTGATAAAAATAGAATAGAGCCATCGCACGAAGCAAATGACTCTATCCGTATTTATATTATTAACACAAAACCAATTTTATAACGATGTAATCGCATAGTCTGTTTTTGTTCGTAAAACACGAAACATAGCAGTTATTTTTTATACACTATAACATTCTTTGGCGAGCAATTCCATATTTCGTATCAGCAAACGCTTGCGGTCAAAATAAATAAGATTGCGGCTTTTTAAGTCATTGAGCAACATGGTTACGGTTTGGCGCGAAGAGCCTACCAAATCGGCGAGTTCCTGATGTGTGAAAAAATTAAGCACCAACATTTCAGTTCCTACTTTTCTGCCGTGTTGCTTCGCCAAATCTATCATAAAATAAATAATACGTACCTTAGAGTGAGTACGGGTTTGACTACGCCAGCGTTCCTGCATTTTATAATGT
The window above is part of the Sphingobacteriales bacterium genome. Proteins encoded here:
- a CDS encoding TonB-dependent receptor, which translates into the protein MIGSLGLMAQKYGDVRGFVYDAESGEPMMFTPVLLEGTAFGGSTDVNGFYSINKVPVGAYNLLSSSVGYDTTRIAIQVEAGQMVNQKLQLQKKSVELGSVEISSKREEARTEVRTSMVKITPKQINRIPAIGGEPDLAQYLQVLPGVTFTGDQGGQLYIRGGAPIQTRVLLDGLTVYNPFHSIGLFSVFDTDIIRNVEVYTGGFNAYYGGRVSAVVDVVSKDGNKKEHRGKVSVGPFLAKAQLEGPLMRAKDGGSAITYILSYKNSYLDKTSPKLYPYVNEKQNAQITSLPYRFDDIFAKITVSADNGSKVSLFGFNFNDAVDYNNSAFFNWNSYGAGGNFVIVPGQTKTIIGGKLAYSKYNIELQEEGSDKPRNSSIGGFDFKLDNKYFLPKGMLQYGFDLSGFSTEYYFYNSLGIKNEQNQNTTEIGAFFVYRTTAGRWIIEPSVRFTYYASLTNGQIEPRLGLKYNASERLRFKFAAGRYTQNFISTKSDRDVVNLFTGFLSAPEEGITDRNGNDASSSLQTAFHYIGGVEIDVNKYFELNIEPYYKDFTQLVNINRAKLFNSDPDFIVETGNAYGIDFLGKFEKNRWYLWLTYSLGYIKRQDGDLNYYPHFDRRHNANVVSSYTMGRRKDWELSARWNLGSGFPFTKTQGFYEEVDFSDGISTDYISQNGNVGIIYEDKLNAGRLPYYHRLDLALKKRFNLSERSILEATFSLTNTYNRDNIFYVNRLTLEKIYQLPILPALNVAWSF
- a CDS encoding ComF family protein; its protein translation is MKLIAHHLLEDMLSWAYPRVCAACSTRLQGEEDLLCLHCRYGLPRTEFEQHAADNPMFRLLAGRIHYLQAAAAYYYFAKGSKVQHLVHQLKYGGVADIGLQLGAALGKSIAPYPAFAAADALLPVPLHPAKLRRRGYNQAQILAEGIAQVLHIPVDTAFLQRAFFTNTQTHKDKIERWQNVGEVFTAQQTQNNFKHIILVDDVLTTGSTLEACAAALQSKYPQLRISVCTLAIATA
- a CDS encoding IS1 family transposase, which encodes MSEILVQVVCPHCEDTNVKKNGKKANGTQNFYCYKCKKQFQFAYKYKGADPRIKRQVRCMTFNGSGIRDIQRVCGISIAGILLILRKWFRQIQEPIVQGHFKKVQIDEMWTFVKHRKQGKRWLWYAYDADSGQILAFYIGKRNNSACKALMRKLAHLQIDSYRTDDWKSYKKYIAPQKHIIAKAKTTHIERRNRDFRTHLKRLCRQTVCFSKKDDMHYGIIKTYIFLRNKFRTPLNIQHTF
- a CDS encoding leucine-rich repeat domain-containing protein, coding for METSKIEGSLWQLIAPDTLRRGRKSISLGATMAQTEAFFGAKTRSDAAAPQSALLSFEQGLIECFFHRQSQRLIAMRLCAPLPLRAVGWQVFKQQTQRVKTHLREVWGNIQYVETEGEKKCTAIVLGSPTYQEQQRLQRRQWLHDTPENRLAAALATPLETTHLNLNYGALNTLPTALAQCVYLRSLHLSGNAIDYLPPVFQQLQKLETLHISRNPLHEIPLWIKELPQLKELHIDFITPNDLQKSFELLQKMPTLQYLSWRGLPYRFFPFFLLGLPHLKKLDIGASPAEQYAEDLKCLLPQTEILV
- a CDS encoding acyltransferase; this translates as MKKLHFHSFDALRFFAFLKVYFLHVPLQGSFPVFSYLKKGGGIGVSFFFVLSGFLISYLLLFEKQRQANISVKKFLLRRAFRIFPLFYAVLVLVYLLPYEWKAYYGLHMIGGGYEADGRFSFTFTENYKMLAEDNFPKTTPLSVFWSLCIEEHFYIVWVLLMSLLPLRYLLYFFVACFPLAWAARYAEPFFWHNTNITQNDLFTNIDYFAAGGLLAYIVVTNYEGLFRRIQALTLRGQWAIIAALLLLIIFQNDVLPNTTRYNFYIVRPSCIGLFFALCLGLFIPHTTPLRIKSRLLHYLGSISYGLYVFHILFIHLAFQYCIRHQILLDNTLHVSIFIVVTLLLSLATAAVSYRFLEQPFLPLRERWG
- a CDS encoding GIY-YIG nuclease family protein encodes the protein MAEELNFQSRRYLYLIKESVGVSMRVLLLLLLIETAYLAYLLSEEIYIMFIAPAAAIVLWWFSTWVYGIYKIGITNNLEQRLTAINNGNVRRVYYVFVKKIDRAGEVEQKIHDHFDAQRRNGEWFVLWFWEVAWLWLRYFRVWKHQK